A stretch of DNA from Hydrogenophaga sp. SL48:
TGCCCTCGGGCCAGGCCGTGGCCAACGTGAGCGTGGCCACCTCCAGCCGCCGCAAGGACAAGAACAGCGGCGAGACCATCGAAGACACCCAGTGGCACCGCGTCACTTTCTACGACCGCCTGGCCGAGATCGCCGGTGAGTACGTGAAGAAGGGCCGCCCGATCTATGTCGAAGGCCGCCTGAAGTACGGCACCTACGTGGACAAGGCCACCGGCGTGGAAAAGAACACCGTGGACATCATCGCCACCGAGCTGCAGCTGCTGGGCGGCCGCGAAGGCATGGGCGGTGGTGAAGAGGGCGGCGCAGGCGGCGGTGGGTACAGCCGTCCGGCTGCGGCCCCGCGTCAGGCCCCTGCCGCACGCCCGGCCCCCGCGCCCGCCCCGGCGGCGGCCCGCCCGGCCAGCGGCTTCGACGACATGGACGACGACATTCCGTTCTGAGGAACCGGTCCCTGACGCCACGTCTTCCATCCCGGACGTGGCCTTCACAACCCGCCGGGCGCCCAGCCCGGCGGGTTTTCTTTTTTTGAGCCACGGCCCGCAGCGGCGCGCCACCAGGTTTCGGCACAATCGCCGCATGGAACCCAACCCCTACCCGTTGCCCGCCGGTGACCCGCAGCGTGAGCTGCTGCACAACGAGGTGCATGCCCGCCCGCCCGCGCGGGTGCACCTGCCCGCCCTGGTGGTGTTTGTGGCGGTGTTCAACGAAGGGGTCACGCGCGAGCAGGAGTGTGCGCACCTGAGCCGACTGCCCGGACAGCAGGCACTCACACCCGAACAGCTGCAAGGCAACTTCCTGCGCCTGCGCCTGCCCGGCTACACGCTCAAGTGGGAGCGCCACACCGAGTTCACCCGGTATTCGCTGGTGCAGCCGCTGCCCGATGCCGCGCAGCTGGGCTCGCGCGATCCCGAGCTGCTCTCGCACATCGTGCTGCCGCCCGACTGGATCGCCGGCATTCCGGGGCGAACCTTCGCCGCCATCAAACTGGTCATGCTGCACGGCGACCTGCAACACCCGCAGGAGACCCTGGCGCTGGCGCGCACCTGGCTGGGCGAGCACACGGTGGTGGCCTCGCTCATGGGGAACAACGCCCATTCGATGGTGGTCACCGACTTCATGCTGCGCGAGTCGGGCTACGAGCGCATGCTGGTGGTGGCGCCGACCGACACCACCGAAACCCGGGCCGGCCGCATCTCGCAGCGCCTGCTGGAGATCGAGACCTACCGCCTCATGGCCTTGCGCGGGCTGCCGGTGGCCAAGCAGCTGGGCGCACTGCTGACTCGCTCCGAACAGCAGCTCGCCGACATCACCGCCCAGATGGAGAACAAGAGCGCCACCGACCAGGCCCTGCTCGACGCGCTGGTGTCGCTGGCCGCGGGCGTGGAGCGGGCCACCGCCCAACACGCCTATCGTTTCTCCGCCACGCAGGCCTACGACACGCTGGTGGGCCAGCGCATTGCGGAGATCCGGGAACAACCGATCCCGGGCACACAGACCATCGGCGAATTCATGCAGCGCCGGCTCTCGCCGGCCATCGCCACCGTCACCGCCACCGCGCAACGCCTGGCTTCATTGTCCGAGCGCATCACGCGCACCAGCGCCCTGCTGCGCACGCGGGTGGACATCGCCACCGAGGAGCAGAACCAGCAGCTGCTGGCCAAGCTCACCAAGGGGCAGGAGCTGCAGCTCAGGCTGCAAAGCACGGTGGAAGGCCTGTCGATCGCGGCGATCTCGTACTACGTGATCAGCCTGATCCTCTACCTGGGCAAGGCGGGCAAAGAAGCGGGCCTGCCCATCAAGCCCGAGTTGCTGGCCGGCGTCATGATCCCGCTGGTGCTGTGGGCGGTGTGGCGCACCACCAGGAAGATCCACGAGAAGCTGCACGCGGGGCATTGACCCCCCCCCCCGCGCCGCCTGACGGCGTCACCCCCCAGGGGGCGGCACTGGCGGCCCGGCGAAGCCGGTTCCGCGGTGCCCTGAGTGAAGGCACCTCGCGCCGGAGGGGAAGTTCAGCCCAGGGTGCGGTGGAACCGGCTCCGCCGGGCCACTCGCATCGCCCCTTGAGGGGCGGAGCGGTTACGCGAAGCGAACAAGCGACGGGGGTGGGTCAAGTGCATCCGTTGTGCAGCTTCCACTGCGCTTCGTGCCCGATTGCCTTGGCAAAGGCGGGCACCTGGCAGCGCTCGGCTTCGGCTGCGCTGGCTTCGCCCGGGGTGGGCTTGAGGCCCATCTCCTCCAGCGTGGCCATCTCGTCAAAGCCGCCCTGCACGGCGCCAGTCTGGTCCACCCAGCCTTTGGCGAGGGTGATCGCTCCCACGAACAGCAGCAGCATGGCAGCCTGCCCGAGGCCCATGCCGAAGCCCTTTGAGGCCGGCATCTCGCACACCCCGCCTGGGCAGAGCTGGGCCTGCTCCTTGTTGAACAGGTTGTACAGCTTGCAGCCCAGGCAGATGCCGAACGCGGTCTCGAAGAACATCAGCGTGAGGCAGCTGGCGCAGACCAGCATGTTCACCGGGCCCATGTAGCGGTTGAACACCATCAGGTAGAGCATGGCGCCACCCAGCAGCAGGCCCAGACCCCAGGCAAAACGCTTCTGCGGCGCGCCGACCCATTCGGGCGTCTGTTTGCGCACGATCCAGCCGCCGACGATCATGCTCGGCGCCCAGCGCGGGTTGATCATGCGCAGCGCCATGTCGATCAGGAACACGATCACGAACAGGCGCGTGGGCTGGTAGTTGGCGGTCAGCAGCGCGTTCATGAACGACACCACGGCCGGGAAAAACAGCAGGCCGGCGGCGGCGCGCACCGTGCGCTCGTTGACCACGCGGATGGGGTAGCCCTCGACGGTTTCGCCGAACTGAAAAATGCGATCCATGCGCGACTCCTAATATAAGTGTGTGGTTGTACATGGATTGAGAGCGCGGCGCCAGCCCGAAGTTTCCCGCCCCTGCGCCGACGGTACGGCCCCCAGCAGCAGCACGCCCGCGCGCGAAGGCGCCACGCGCTGCGGCGCGTGGCGCAGGTGCGGCACACGCTCGCGCTGCCCCGAGAGGCGCGACGGTGACATCGGGCACGGCGAAGTGGTGCGACACCTCGTTGCAACGGCGCACGACCACGCTGCGTTCCCGGATACGCTGGGACCAGTGGGCCGCGGTGGCCGCCAGCGGTATTGCCGTCAAACGCGATGTGCGGTTCAGGCAGGCCTTTGACCATTGGATGGCACCATTCTTCCTATACTCGTTTGGGTCTCCTTGAGAAAACGCAAGTCGCTGCCGAAGCTGCGGATTTGAGAGCATCTAAATGAATCAGACAAACGCCGATCCCGATCAATTGCCCATCGTGCGCGACGAACTCGATGTGCTGGACGACCTGGCGCCTTTGGCCGAGCAACGCATCATCGAACTGGGCTGCGGCGACGCCCGGCTGGCGCGCGCGTTGCTGCTGCGCCATGTGGGCAGCCAGGTGCTGGGGCTGGAGGTGGACGCCGTGCAGCACACCAAAAACGTTTCGAGTCCGCAGGAGCGGCTGTTGTTCGTGGCCGGCAGCGCCGAAGCCGTGCCGTTCCCCGACGCGGTCTTTGACGGCGCGATGATGCTCAAGAGCCTGCACCACGTGCCGCTCGACGGCATGGACGCAGCGGTGGCCGAGGTCGCGCGCGTGGTCAAACCCGGTGGCTGGTTCTACGTGAGCGAGCCGATCTTCGGCGGCGCGCTCAACGAGATCGTTCGCCTCTACAACGACGAGAACACCGTGCGACGGGCCGCGCAGGCCGCGCTGGACCGCGCGCTCGCCGCCGGCACCCACTGGGAGGCTGCGGGCGAGCGGCGTTTCGCGCAGCCCGTGCACTTCAAGGACCGGACCGACTTCGAGCAGCGCATGCTCTACCCCAGTTTCGCCGACCACCACATCACACCCGCGCTGGTTGCGCGTGTGCGCGCCGCGTTCGAGCCGCACTGCGGCCCCGACGGCGCCCACTTCGTGCGGCCCATGCATGTGCGGCTGCTGCGCCGCAAAGTTTGACGGTGCGCCGATGACCGGGCGAATACCCGTGTGAGAGGTGTTCGGCGTCGGCCAATAATCCACCGGCAAGAACATCGAACAGGCGCCCACAGCAGCGCGCCGGTTGTGCCACCCGAGACAAGGACGCTTCATGGAACTGCGGCAGTTGCGCTACTTCGTTCGCATCGTCGAGCTCGGCTCCATGAGCCGGGCGGCGGCGGACCTGGACATGGTGCAGTCCGCGCTCAGCCAGCAGATCACGCGGCTGGAGGGCGAGCTGTCCACGCGGCTCCTGCACCGCACGCCGCGCGGCGTGGCGCCCACCGAGGCGGGCGTGGCGTTCTTCCGGGAGGCGCAGCTCACCCTGCGCCATGCCGAGCAGGCCATGCGTGTCGCGCAGCAGGCGCGCCTGTCAGGCACCGTCAGCGTGGGGCTGGCGCCCACCACCTCGGCGGTGCTCGGGCTGCCGCTCATGCAGGCCATGCGAGAGCGTTACCCGGACGTGCGCCTGCACATGGTGGAGAGCATGTCGGGCCACCTCACCGCCATGCTCAACGCCCGCCAGCTCGACCTGGCGGTGCTGTTCGACACGCGCCTGCACCAGACCCGACAGGCTGGTGGCGGGCGACGCTGGGGCGTGATGCCGCTGCTGGAGGAAGACCTGTTCCTCGTGCGCCGCGCCGCCGCGCCGCGCCTGCCGGCCGAAATCGCCATCGCCGACCTGGCCGACGAGCCGCTGATCCTGCCCACCGGCCCGCACGGCCTGCGCAGCACGCTGGACACGGCGTTTGCCGGCGCCGGCATCTCCCCGCGCGTGGTGCTGGAGGTGGACTCGCTCGCCATGGTGATGGCCGCGGTGAATGCCGGACTGGGTTCCACGCTGCAGCCCTGGGCGGCCCTGGGCCGTTACCCGGACGCCGCACAGCGCTTCCAGTGCGCGCGCCTCACCGACGCCCCCGCGCGCCGCGTGAACCTGCTGTGCACCCTGTCGGACGACGAGTTGTCACCCGCCGCACTGGCCGCACGGGTGGTGCTGCTGGACTGCGTGCGCTCGCTGCTGAGCGACGGCCGGTGGTTCGGCGCCACCGCCCTCGCAGCCGTGCCTGCCACCCATCACACTTTGTGATACCCCCATGACGTGAGCCCGCTGCACAGCGGGCCTGGGTCTTTCTACATTCCCTCATGCGCCGGATGCGTTCCGGCGCCCCACGAGAGAAAGCAGAAGGAGACCCATGTCAACGGACCCCGATGTTCTGGTGATCGGCGGCGGCAACGCCGCCCTGTGCGCCGCCTTGATGGCCCGCGAGGCCGGGGCCAGCGTGTTGCTGCTCGAAGCCGCGCCGCGCGAATGGCGCGGCGGCAACTCCGCCCACACCCGCAACCTGCGCTGCATGCACGACGCGCCGCAGGATGTGCTGGTCGATGCCTACCCCGAAGAAGAGTTCTGGCAGGACCTGCTGAAGGTCACCGGCGGCAAGACCAACGAGACGCTGGCCCGGCTGGTCATCCGCGCCTCGTCGAACTGCCGCGACTGGATGCGCCGCCACGGCGTGCATTTCCAGCCGCCGCTGTCGGGCGCGCTGCACGTGGCGCGCACCAACGCCTTCTTCATGGGCGGTGGCAAGGCGCTGGTGAACGCCTACTTCCGCAGCGCCGAGGCGCTGGGTGTGCAGGTGCGCTACGACGCGCCGGTGGACCGCATCGAGATGGACAGCGGTCGCTTCGTCGCCGCCCACGTGAACGGCCAGCGCATCACCGCCAAGGCCTGCGTGCTGGCCGCCGGTGGTTTTGAATCGAACCGCGACTGGCTGCGCGAGGCCTGGGGCCAGAACCAGCGCGGCGAATGGCCGTCGGACAACTTCCTGATCCGCGGCACGGCCTTCAACCAGGGCGTGTTGCTGCGCCACCTGCTCGACGACCACAGCGCCGACCGCATCGGCGATCCGACGCAGGCGCACATGGTGGCGATCGACGCGCGCGCGCCGCTGTACGACGGCGGCATCTGCACCCGCATCGACTGCGTGTCGCTGGGCGTGGTGGTGAACCGCGACGGCGAGCGCTTCTACGACGAGGGAGAGGATTTCTGGCCCAAGCGCTACGCCATCTGGGGCCGCCTGGTGGCGCAGCAGCCGGGGCAGATCGGCTACTCGATCATCGACAGCAAGGCCATCGGCCGCTTCATGCCGCCGGTGTTCCCGGGCGTGAAAGCCGACAGCCTGCCCGAGCTGGCGCACAAGCTCGGCCTGGATGTGGACACCTTCATGCGCACGCTGGACGGCTACAACGCCGCCTGCCGCGTGGGCACCTTTGACCACACCGCGCTGGACGACTGCCACACCGAAGGCATCACCCCGGCCAAGACCCACTGGGCGCGCCCCATCGACACCGCGCCCTATTACGGCTACGCGCTCAGGCCCGGCGTGACCTTCACCTACCTCGGCCTGCACACCGACGACACGGCCGCCGTGCGCTTCAACAACCAGCCCAGCAGCAACCTCTTCGTCGCCGGCGAAATGATGGCCGGCAACGTGCTGGGCCAGGGCTACACGGCGGGCGTGGGCATGAGCATCGGCACGGCGTTCGGCCGCATCGCCGGCACGAACGCTGCACGGGCCGCCCAGGCCACCCGCACCACCCCCACCGGAGCCCACCATGCACACGCTTGAAGCCCTCTCGCGCGACGCCAGCGCCCTGGCCAACGGAGAGACCGTGCTGTCCGCCCCCGAAACCGAAGTGGCGCGCCAGATGCAGATCTGCAACGCCTGCCGCTACTGCGAAGGCTTCTGCGCCGTGTTCCCGGCCATGACGCGCCGGCTCGAATTCGGCAAGGCCGACATCCACTTCCTGGCCAACCTCTGCCACAACTGCGGCGCCTGCCTGCACGCCTGCCAGTACGCCCCGCCGCACGAATTCGCGGTCAACGTGCCGCAGGCCATGGCCCAGGTGCGCGGCCAGACCTATGTGGATTACGCCTGGCCGCCGGCGCTGGGCCGGCTCTACCAGCGCCAGGGGCTCACGCTGTCGCTGGCGCTGACTGCCGGCCTCGCGCTGTTCCTGGTGCTGGCCGTGGTGCTCCAGGGGCAAGGCTTGGGCGCGCTGTGGAGCGCGCCGGGTGGCGACTTCTACGACCTCTTTCCGCACAACCTGCTGGTCGGGCTGTTCGCGCCGGTGTTCCTGTTTGCCACGCTGGCGCTGGCCCTGGGCGTGCGCCGCTTCTGGCGCGATGTGACACCCGCCACCAGCGGCGCGCCGCTGTCGGCCCCCGCCACGGCCGAGGCGGCCGATGCCGTGATGCGCCTGAAGTACCTGGACGGGGGTCACGGCGAGGGCTGCCACAACGAAGACGACGCCTACACGCTCTCGCGCAGGCGCTTCCACCACCTCACGTTCTACGGCTTCATGCTGTGTTTCGCCGCCACCAGCGTGGCCACGCTCTACCACTACCTGCTGGGCCAGCCCGCGCCCTACGACCTGCCCAGCCTGCCCAAGCTGCTGGGCGCGGTGGGCGGCGTGAGCCTGGCGCTGGGCACGGCAGGCCTGTGGTGGCTGAACCTGAAACGCAACCCACAACACGGCGACGCCGCGCAAAAAACCATGGACCGCGGCTTCATCGCCCTGCTGTTCCTCACCGCCACCAGCGGCCTGGCCCTGTGGGCGGCGCGCGGCACACCGGCCCTGGCGCTGACCCTGTGCCTGCACCTGGGCGCGGTGATGGCGCTGTTCGCCACCATGCCCTACGGCAAGTTCGGCCACGGCATCTTCCGCACCGCCGCGCTGCTGCGCCACGCGGTGGAAAAGCGCTTGCCCAACCCGGTCGGTCTGGGCGCCGATTGAACCCACGCTGTTCGACCGTTTTCTTTCCACGACTTCCACCCCACGAACCTCACCGAGGAGACCTCACCATGCAAAAACGACACGTCCTTCGCGCCACCGCGCTCGCCCTTTCCACCCTGTGGCTGGGGGGGCTGACACATGCCCAAGCCCAGGCGCTGGACTTCCCGCCCAAAAAGCCCGTCACCCTGGTGGTCGGTTTCGCGGCCGGCGGCGCGGCCGACGCGGCCGCGCGCCTGATCGCCAAGAAGCTGGGCGAGAACATCGGCCAGACGGTGATCGTGGAGAACAAGGGCGGCGCGGGCGGCAACATCGCGCACCAGTTCGTCTCCAAAGCGGCGCCCGACGGCTCGGTGCTGCTGTTCGGGTCCGTGGGCCCGCTCACCATCGCGCCGCACCTGATGAAGCTGCCCTACGACCCCTTTGTGGACCTCACCCCCATCTCGGGCGGTGTGTACTTTCCCAACGTGCTCGTGGTGCACAAGGGCGTGGGCGTGAAGACGCTGGCCGAGTTCGTGCAGCTGGAGAAGAAAAAGCCCGGCAGCGTGGACTTCGCTTCCACCGGGGCGGGCTCGGCCTCGCACCTGGCGGGCGAGCTGTTCAACCAGCGCGCGGGTATCAACATGGTCCACGTGCCCTACAAGGGCGGCGCGCCCGCGCTGCAAGACCTGCTGGGCGAGCGCATCGCCTCGTACTTCTCGGCCCCGCCCACGGCCATGCCGCACATCGAGAGCGGCAAGCTCGTGCCGCTCGCCACCACCGGTCTCACGCGCCCGGCCTACCTGCCCAACATCCCCACCGTGGCCGAGGCCGGCTACCCCGGCTTTGAGGCGCTCAACTGGTACGCCTTCGTGGCGCCGGGCAAAACCCCTGTGCCGCTGCTGGACCGCTGGAACCAGGAGATCGTGAAGGCGCTGAACGACGCAGGTGTGAAGGACGCGCTGACCCACCACGGACTGACCCCGCAGCCCACCACGCGCGCCGAGTTCGCGGCGTTCATGAAGAAGGAATCCGCCCAGTGGGCGGCCATCGTCAAGGAGCGCAAGATCACGGCCGATTGAGCTCCGCCAGCCAGAATCCGCTTTCCCAGGTGCCGGAGCGCAACCCAGCCGCATGAAATGGCGCCACTCAGGGCACCGCCGGGCCGGCTTTGCCGGACGGCCAGTGCCGCCCCCTTGAGGGGGTCGCGCGCAGCGCGGCGGGGGTCACTTCAAGGGTGGTTGGCCGCCTCGGTGTGGATCACCCCGCCGCCCAGGCAGACCTCGCCGTCGTACAGCACGGCACTCTGCCCCGGCGTCACCGCCCACTGCGGTTCGTCAAACCGCAGCGTGATGCCGGTGGCGTCGGTCGCCAGCGTGCAGGCTGCATCGGCCTGGCGGTAGCGCGTTTTCGCGGCGATGTCGGTGACCTGCGGCGCCTCGCCCGCGACCCAGCTCAGGTCTTCGGCGCGCAGGCTGGGCGAGAGCAGCCAGGGGTGGTCGTGGCCCTGCACCACCCAGAGGATGTTCTGGGTCATGTCCTTGCGCGCGACGAACCAGGGCTCGTGCTCGTTGCCGCCCTTCTGCGCGCCCTTGGCCTTGATGCCGCCAATGCCCAGGCCCTGGCGCTGGCCCAGCGTGTAGAACGAGAGCCCAACGTGCTGCCCGATGGTGCGGCCCGTCGGGTCCTTGATCGGCCCCGGTTCCTTGGCGATGTAGCGGTTCAGGAAATCGCGGAACGGCCGCTCGCCGATGA
This window harbors:
- a CDS encoding DUF4395 domain-containing protein encodes the protein MDRIFQFGETVEGYPIRVVNERTVRAAAGLLFFPAVVSFMNALLTANYQPTRLFVIVFLIDMALRMINPRWAPSMIVGGWIVRKQTPEWVGAPQKRFAWGLGLLLGGAMLYLMVFNRYMGPVNMLVCASCLTLMFFETAFGICLGCKLYNLFNKEQAQLCPGGVCEMPASKGFGMGLGQAAMLLLFVGAITLAKGWVDQTGAVQGGFDEMATLEEMGLKPTPGEASAAEAERCQVPAFAKAIGHEAQWKLHNGCT
- a CDS encoding DUF3422 family protein, with the protein product MEPNPYPLPAGDPQRELLHNEVHARPPARVHLPALVVFVAVFNEGVTREQECAHLSRLPGQQALTPEQLQGNFLRLRLPGYTLKWERHTEFTRYSLVQPLPDAAQLGSRDPELLSHIVLPPDWIAGIPGRTFAAIKLVMLHGDLQHPQETLALARTWLGEHTVVASLMGNNAHSMVVTDFMLRESGYERMLVVAPTDTTETRAGRISQRLLEIETYRLMALRGLPVAKQLGALLTRSEQQLADITAQMENKSATDQALLDALVSLAAGVERATAQHAYRFSATQAYDTLVGQRIAEIREQPIPGTQTIGEFMQRRLSPAIATVTATAQRLASLSERITRTSALLRTRVDIATEEQNQQLLAKLTKGQELQLRLQSTVEGLSIAAISYYVISLILYLGKAGKEAGLPIKPELLAGVMIPLVLWAVWRTTRKIHEKLHAGH
- a CDS encoding LysR substrate-binding domain-containing protein yields the protein MELRQLRYFVRIVELGSMSRAAADLDMVQSALSQQITRLEGELSTRLLHRTPRGVAPTEAGVAFFREAQLTLRHAEQAMRVAQQARLSGTVSVGLAPTTSAVLGLPLMQAMRERYPDVRLHMVESMSGHLTAMLNARQLDLAVLFDTRLHQTRQAGGGRRWGVMPLLEEDLFLVRRAAAPRLPAEIAIADLADEPLILPTGPHGLRSTLDTAFAGAGISPRVVLEVDSLAMVMAAVNAGLGSTLQPWAALGRYPDAAQRFQCARLTDAPARRVNLLCTLSDDELSPAALAARVVLLDCVRSLLSDGRWFGATALAAVPATHHTL
- the tcuB gene encoding tricarballylate utilization 4Fe-4S protein TcuB, which codes for MHTLEALSRDASALANGETVLSAPETEVARQMQICNACRYCEGFCAVFPAMTRRLEFGKADIHFLANLCHNCGACLHACQYAPPHEFAVNVPQAMAQVRGQTYVDYAWPPALGRLYQRQGLTLSLALTAGLALFLVLAVVLQGQGLGALWSAPGGDFYDLFPHNLLVGLFAPVFLFATLALALGVRRFWRDVTPATSGAPLSAPATAEAADAVMRLKYLDGGHGEGCHNEDDAYTLSRRRFHHLTFYGFMLCFAATSVATLYHYLLGQPAPYDLPSLPKLLGAVGGVSLALGTAGLWWLNLKRNPQHGDAAQKTMDRGFIALLFLTATSGLALWAARGTPALALTLCLHLGAVMALFATMPYGKFGHGIFRTAALLRHAVEKRLPNPVGLGAD
- the tcuA gene encoding FAD-dependent tricarballylate dehydrogenase TcuA, which produces MSTDPDVLVIGGGNAALCAALMAREAGASVLLLEAAPREWRGGNSAHTRNLRCMHDAPQDVLVDAYPEEEFWQDLLKVTGGKTNETLARLVIRASSNCRDWMRRHGVHFQPPLSGALHVARTNAFFMGGGKALVNAYFRSAEALGVQVRYDAPVDRIEMDSGRFVAAHVNGQRITAKACVLAAGGFESNRDWLREAWGQNQRGEWPSDNFLIRGTAFNQGVLLRHLLDDHSADRIGDPTQAHMVAIDARAPLYDGGICTRIDCVSLGVVVNRDGERFYDEGEDFWPKRYAIWGRLVAQQPGQIGYSIIDSKAIGRFMPPVFPGVKADSLPELAHKLGLDVDTFMRTLDGYNAACRVGTFDHTALDDCHTEGITPAKTHWARPIDTAPYYGYALRPGVTFTYLGLHTDDTAAVRFNNQPSSNLFVAGEMMAGNVLGQGYTAGVGMSIGTAFGRIAGTNAARAAQATRTTPTGAHHAHA
- a CDS encoding Bug family tripartite tricarboxylate transporter substrate binding protein, which translates into the protein MQKRHVLRATALALSTLWLGGLTHAQAQALDFPPKKPVTLVVGFAAGGAADAAARLIAKKLGENIGQTVIVENKGGAGGNIAHQFVSKAAPDGSVLLFGSVGPLTIAPHLMKLPYDPFVDLTPISGGVYFPNVLVVHKGVGVKTLAEFVQLEKKKPGSVDFASTGAGSASHLAGELFNQRAGINMVHVPYKGGAPALQDLLGERIASYFSAPPTAMPHIESGKLVPLATTGLTRPAYLPNIPTVAEAGYPGFEALNWYAFVAPGKTPVPLLDRWNQEIVKALNDAGVKDALTHHGLTPQPTTRAEFAAFMKKESAQWAAIVKERKITAD
- a CDS encoding class I SAM-dependent methyltransferase, giving the protein MNQTNADPDQLPIVRDELDVLDDLAPLAEQRIIELGCGDARLARALLLRHVGSQVLGLEVDAVQHTKNVSSPQERLLFVAGSAEAVPFPDAVFDGAMMLKSLHHVPLDGMDAAVAEVARVVKPGGWFYVSEPIFGGALNEIVRLYNDENTVRRAAQAALDRALAAGTHWEAAGERRFAQPVHFKDRTDFEQRMLYPSFADHHITPALVARVRAAFEPHCGPDGAHFVRPMHVRLLRRKV
- the ssb gene encoding single-stranded DNA-binding protein produces the protein MASVNKVILVGNCGRDPEIRYLPSGQAVANVSVATSSRRKDKNSGETIEDTQWHRVTFYDRLAEIAGEYVKKGRPIYVEGRLKYGTYVDKATGVEKNTVDIIATELQLLGGREGMGGGEEGGAGGGGYSRPAAAPRQAPAARPAPAPAPAAARPASGFDDMDDDIPF